A portion of the Colius striatus isolate bColStr4 chromosome 1, bColStr4.1.hap1, whole genome shotgun sequence genome contains these proteins:
- the USP12 gene encoding ubiquitin carboxyl-terminal hydrolase 12 encodes MEILMTVSKIASICTMGANASALEKEIGPEQFPVNEHYFGLVNFGNTCYCNSVLQALYFCRPFRDKVLAYKSQPRKKENLLTCLADLFHSIATQKKKVGVIPPKKFITRLRKENELFDNYMQQDAHEFLNYLLNTIADILQEERKQEKQNGRLPNGNIDNENNSPPDPTWVHEIFQGTLTNETRCLTCETISSKDEDFLDLSVDVEQNTSITHCLRGFSNTETLCSEYKYYCEECRSKQEAHKRMKVKKLPMILALHLKRFKYMDQLHRYTKLSYRVVFPLELRLFNTSGDATNPDRMYDLVAVVVHCGSGPNRGHYIAIVKSHDFWLLFDDDIVEKIDAQAIEEFYGLTSDISKNSESGYILFYQSRD; translated from the exons ATGGAAATCCTAATGACAGTCTCCAAAATCGCCTCCATCTGTACCATG GGCGCCAATGCCTCAGCTTTGGAGAAAGAGATTGGTCCGGAACAATTTCCAGTCAATGAGCACTATTTTGGTTTGGTTAAT TTCGGGAATACATGCTACTGCAATTCTGTTCTTCAGGCACTTTATTTTTGTCGACCATTTCGAGACAAAGTCTTAGCGTACAAGAGtcaaccaagaaaaaaagagaatctcCTTACATGCTTAGCTGATCTCTTCCACAGTATAGCCacccagaagaaaaaagttggAGTAATACCTCCCAAGAAATTTATAACAAGATTACGAAAAGAAAatg AGCTTTTCGATAACTACATGCAACAGGATGCACATGAGTTCTTAAACTATCTATTAAATACAATTGCGGATATCttgcaagaagaaagaaaacaagagaagcaAAATGGTCGCCTCCCTAATGGCAACATCGACAATGAAAACAACAGCCCGCCAGACCCAACCTGGGTTCATGAAATCTTTCAGGGAACATTAACTAATGAAACCAGATGTCTTACATGTGAAACT ataagcAGCAAAGATGAAGACTTCTTAGACCTTTCAGTTGATGTGGAGCAGAATACTTCAATCACTCATTGTTTAAG GGGTTTCAGCAATACAGAAACTCTGTGCAGTGAATACAAATATTACTGTGAAGAATGTCGCAGTAAGCAAGAAGCACATAAAAG gatgaAAGTAAAAAAGCTGCCTATGATTCTAGCTCTCCATTTGAAGAGATTTAAATACATGGATCAGCTGCATCGATATACAAAACTCTCTTATAGAGTAGTTTTTCCTTTAGAGCTTCGTCTATTTAACACCTCAGGAGATGCCACCAATCCTGACAGAATGTATGACCTTGTTGCTGTGGTAGTTCATTGTGGAAG tggCCCTAACAGAGGACATTATATTGCAATAGTGAAGAGTCATGatttttggttgctttttgATGATGATATTGTTGAG